One Anolis carolinensis isolate JA03-04 chromosome 4, rAnoCar3.1.pri, whole genome shotgun sequence DNA window includes the following coding sequences:
- the edn1 gene encoding endothelin-1, protein MDYARLILPLLMVLSQGVPQADAVELGTSGNAEKRPSGALSPLRRAKRCSCSSLMDKECVYFCHLDIIWINTPERTVPYGLGSASRIRRSLEDLPLRSLQGSPNRCQCTNLKDKKCANFCKAEKEIWTQSTTEKGWEYLLKNRDCKGLGCAFRQLANSKKMRRLDTISNSIKASFNIAKLKSRLHKPKQLKHNRTYKKQNVWESLKTTS, encoded by the exons ATGGATTACGCGCGGCTGATCCTTCCTCTGCTCATGGTCCTGAGCCAAGGAGTTCCGCAGGCAG ATGCCGTGGAGCTCGGCACCTCCGGCAATGCTGAAAAGCGGCCCTCCGGCGCCCTCTCCCCGCTGCGCCGGGCCAAGCGCTGCTCCTGCTCTTCCCTGATGGATAAGGAGTGTGTCTACTTCTGCCACCTGGACATCATCTGGATCAACACCCCCGA GCGGACTGTGCCATATGGGTTGGGAAGTGCTTCTCGAATCAGGCGCTCCTTGGAAGACTTGCCTCTCAGAAGCCTTCAAGGGTCTCCAAACCGATGCCAGTGCACAAATCTGAAAGACAAGAAATGTGCCAACTTCtgcaaagctgaaaaagaaatctG GACACAATCCACTACAGAGAAAGGATGGGAATATCTTCTTAAAAACAGAGACTGCAAAGGGCTTGGGTGTGCATTCAGGCAATTAGCCAACAGCAAGAAAATGAGAAG GTTGGACACCATCAGTAATAGCATCAAAGCTTCTTTCAATATTGCCAAACTGAAGAGCAGGCTTCACAAACCAAAGCAGCTGAAGCATAACCGAACATATAAAAAGCAAAATGTTTGGGAAAGCCTGAAGACAACATCTTAG